A window from Citrus sinensis cultivar Valencia sweet orange chromosome 3, DVS_A1.0, whole genome shotgun sequence encodes these proteins:
- the LOC102607085 gene encoding 40S ribosomal protein S7, whose protein sequence is MFSAQKKIHKDKDAEPTEFEESVAQAVFDLENTNQELKSELKDLYINSAMQIDVPGNRKAVVIHIPYRLRKAYRKIHTKLVRELEKKFSGKDVILIATRRILRPPKKGSAVQRPRSRTLTSVHEAMLEDVVLPAEIVGKRIRYRLDGSKIMKVFLDPKERNNTEYKLDTFAAVYRKLSGKDVVFDFPVTEA, encoded by the exons ATGTTTTCTGCACAGAAGAAGATTCACAAAGATAAGGATGCCGAACCTACTGAATTTGAGGAGTCGGTTGCTCAG GCTGTCTTTGATTTGGAAAATACCAATCAAGAGCTTAAAAGTGAGCTGAAGGATCTATACATTAATTCTGCTAT GCAAATCGATGTCCCTGGTAACAGGAAAGCTGTTGTTATCCATATTCCATACAGATTAAGGAAGGCCTACCGTAAGATTCATACTAAGCTTGTGAGGGAACTTGAGAAGAAGTTTAGTGGAAAG GATGTGATCTTGATTGCTACTAGGAGGATATTAAGACCTCCAAAGAAAGGATCTGCTGTTCAGAGGCCCCGCAGCCGCACACTTACTTCTGTGCATGAGGCAATGCTGGAAGACGTTGTGTTGCCTGCTGAGATTGTTGGGAAGCGCATAAGATACCGACTGGATGGATCTAAGATAATGAAG GTTTTCTTGGATCCGAAGGAACGGAACAATACTGAGTACAAACTGGATACATTTGCTGCTGTTTACAGAAAGCTTTCGGGCAAAGATGTTGTGTTTGATTTCCCAGTAACAGAGGCTTAA
- the LOC102606794 gene encoding uncharacterized protein LOC102606794: MNMRPNWELKQCCNHEQVVFLVTVSVCTVVILALWRTSLLKPFKLVTVFLHEASHAIACKLTCGKVEGIQVHADEGGTTQTRGGVYLFILPAGYLGSSFWGMLLILASTTLLTARIAAGCLVAALLVVLLVAKNWTLRGLCIGFVIFLGVIWVLQETTDIRILRYIILFIGVMNSLFSVLDIYDDLISRRVHSSDAEKFAEVCPCPCNGIGWGIIWGLISFFFLCGAMYFGLVILS; the protein is encoded by the exons ATGAATATGAGACCCAACTGGGAGCTGAAGCAGTGCTGCAACCATGAACAAGTTGTGTTTCTGGTTACTGTCTCTGTTTGTACTGTTGTTATACTCGCT TTATGGAGGACAAGTCTGCTGAAACCATTCAAGCTTGTGACGGTATTTCTTCACGAGGCCAGCCATGCTATTGCTTGTAAACTTACATGCGGGAAG GTGGAAGGGATCCAGGTTCATGCTGATGAAGGTGGCACCACACAAACACGTGGTGGCGTATACTTGTTTATCTTGCCAGCTGGAT ATCTTGGTTCATCTTTCTGGGGGATGCTGCTGATTCTTGCTTCCACAACTCTTCTTACTGCAAGAATTGCTGCAGGATGTCTTGTGGCTGCTCTGCTAGTTGTACTCTTGGTTGCTAAAAAT TGGACACTTCGAGGACTTTGTATAG ggtttgttatttttcttggtgtAATATGGGTTCTGCAAGAAACAACAGATATCCGCATACTTCGGTATATCATTCTGTTCATTG GTGTGATGAACAGCTTGTTTTCAGTTCTGG ATATTTATGATGATCTCATATCTCGAAGAGTTCACTCAAGTGATGCTGAGAAATTTGCAGAAGTGTGTCCTTGCCCATGTAATGGCATTGGATGGGGCATCATTTG GGGATTaatatctttcttctttctctgtGGAGCCATGTACTTTGGTCTTGTGATACTGTCTTGA
- the LOC127900548 gene encoding uncharacterized protein LOC127900548: MRPNWELKQCCNHEQFVFLVTVSVCAAVILALWRTILLKPFKLVTVFLHEASHAIACKLTCGKVLIYISMQVEGSQVHADEGGTTQTRGGVYCFILPAGLDTLRTLYSVIWVLQETTDIRILRYIILFIGKCNSALLLSVLFSEVYHNASCVSDEESQLNNCRCDEQLVFSSWYGF, translated from the exons ATGAGACCCAACTGGGAGCTGAAGCAGTGCTGCAACCACGAACAATTTGTGTTTCTGGTTACTGTCTCTGTTTGCGCTGCTGTTATACTCGCC TTATGGAGGACAATTCTGCTGAAACCATTCAAGCTTGTGACAGTATTTCTTCACGAGGCCAGCCATGCTATTGCTTGTAAACTTACATGCGGGAAG GTTCTGATATACATTAGCATGCAGGTGGAAGGGAGCCAGGTTCATGCCGATGAAGGTGGCACCACACAAACACGTGGTGGCGTATACTGCTTTATCCTGCCAGCTGGAT TGGACACTTTGAGGACTTTGTATAG tGTAATATGGGTTCTGCAAGAAACAACAGATATCCGCATACTTCGGTATATCATTCTGTTCATTGGTAAATGTAATTctgctcttcttctttctgTACTGTTTAGTGAAGTTTACCATAATGCTTCATGTGTGAGCGATGAAGAATCACAGCTTAATAACTGCAGGTGTGATGAACAGCTTGTTTTCAGTTCTTGGTATGGTTtctga